TGAGCAGGAGCCCGGTCCCGGCCTGGAATCGATGAAAAGAAATGCAGcaggcaaaaaataaaaaaaacgaaaaaaaacacatgtAAACTTtctaaaatgcaaattgcactGCAATGGAAAATCATGAGCACTTttcaaattacaaaaaaaatacaaaaagacACGTGGGCGGGTCACCTGATTTTCTGATGCACACACGGCGTATACGTGAtgcagcgcacacacacacacacacggccagCACTTTCTAGCGgctattaaattaattaagttttcGGTTAGGCACTCATCAAATGCCCAAAATGACAGCTCAATTGACAGCGGCACGTCGTCGCCTGTCACTTAGTGGAGCACCGGCGACGGGGGAGGGAGGCGGCCCAAGCtaggaatttttttttttcgcaacAAAATTTACTCCGAACCGTGACGCTGACACttcctttttggccaaaaaaaaagaacattgatattttttggatatttttccATTCACGTTGTTCACCGTTATTcgcccccctccccaaccAAGAGGCGGGGGCGACaagaatttcaattgattggCGAGGGTTTGCGGTTCTGCATTTTGGCAACATATCGAGAACAGATCGTATCGGGATGATGCAtggcccacacacacccccaccatgccccacgccccacggCCCACGCTCCACGCCCACTTTAAACCAAAGTCCGATTGGCGTTTAGAAAGTGCTGAAAACTAAACTACGAGCATTCTCTGTTTCTCCCCAGATGATCAATTATGTGGCACACGTTTGAAGCTCCCCTCTCTAgagggcggagggggggggggggcacaatCAGGGCTCCCACGCATTGGGCCAAGTCTGATTGAATTTTTATGGGCAATTtcattgattttaattttgctAATGATAAGAATTTCTTTGCACGAATTCCCATCAAGCGGTGGGGGGGGTGGCGGCTATTCGCTTTTCTTAACACGCTGCATGCCCCTGCACGCTGCATGTCAATTGCCGGAGATTTTCCTTCACTTCAAGAgtgggtgggggcggggggggccTCCCTCCATTTAAACAAGGTCAATATCAAACGTGACTGAATGCCAGAGCGAAGGCCAGAGGTTGACTTTCTTTTCCGACTCCCCAGCCGCGTGGCCACAATATTTACTATTTATTAGCCATAAATCTAGAGCCCACCCcctccaccaccccccaccccgcaCTTGTCGAACGTTTGTCaaacacaaaatttaattgctttttgccaaaaaatcgTTTGGCATGCGAGGCGCGATCTGCGCATGCGCAAATTGTTCAGCGACacccacaaaaaaatgaaggaaaaaataacatttacagACGCTTCTATTTTGGGCGCACGTTGGCGCGCCGAGCAGGTGCCGGTGGTGGTGCCCCAGAATTGGGCCAAAGAATTAGAATCGCATGCACGCAGGCGAACGGGTGAAATTTTCTGTTGGAATTTCTGTCTCAGCGGCCAGAATTGACCGCATTGTGATTGCAGAGCCCCAAAAATGGGGCAGGAAATGAGGCACAAAGCAAAACCCTCCAGTGTACAATTATCgaatgttgtttttctttaatatGCATCATAGTAtaacatacaaatatatatataataaaacgAGCGGGAACGTTGTACTCTCTATAGCTTATACCCGGCACTCAGACGGCTTGGGATCGGTCGAACCATTGGGAGGATTTCTTCTGATCTGAGTCTCTTCTTTTCGTGGAATCTGCCGGGAATccggctctcctccgccagagCGTGCACACTGCACGACGACAGGGCCTTGCGTGGCCCTTCCTCCTTTCCTCCTTCCGCCTTTGTGGCTTTCTCGTCACTCCAAAATGGCGGCTGCACCGGAGCCTTCAATGGGGCTCTCCTTTTTTGGTTTCCCTGAGCACCGGGCAcaacattttgcataaataactTAAGATTAATGTTCTCCaaagtagaaaaaaaaattatatatatatttatataaatagatatttaaaatttagtttACGTTTAAGTTTAAGGCATTGCACTAGGGGACGTACTAGGGTTACAACTAAAATTGGTTTACTGGCATTTCCTTTTGTgctaaaattaattttgagcTAGGACCTTACGGGGGATTATTTAATAATCAGCATCATAATAAgatataaaatcaaataaatacacGCAATAAATTAGACAGCGCTGGGGCGACGGGGCTGGGGGGTTCTGGGCTCCATTGGAGTGCAGGCGttggtgggggtgggggagggggaggggaagatGGATCTACTGCCACTGGGGCTGGTTGCGATAGGCCAGATAGTGGGAGtcctggggctgctgctgctggtgatgctgctgcgcACGGATCTGGTAGCTGTCCGTGGAGGAGTCGACGTCCTCGATCGAGGGATCCGTCTGCAGGGACCGCTTCCAGTAGCTGCCCTGCTCGCTCCAGTCGTCGCCGTGGTCCTCGTAGTGGTGCTGATGGTGGGCATGTTCAACGTATACAACCTAGTTAGAAAGTATGCAGAACACGGGTGGCGTGAAGTGAGAAACACCAGAGGAAGTACCAAAGAAGCccaagagtgtgtgtgtgtttgagtgtgtgtgtctgtgtgagtgtgtgtgtgtctctgtatGTGTCTGGCGTGTCTGTGTTTGTCAGTATCGGAGTTGGCGGGGATTCTTTCGGGGGCGTATCCCAAGTCGTATGGAAACTTGGGATGCTGGGGATGCCTCCCCCCATACTTACACgatgtggggggggggaagatttttattttttgatcgAAAATAAACTCTATGGAGAAACTGTGGGACTGGGTCTTAAACTGTACTGGTATTAGTGGACTCTTATAGTGCTAGAGCTGTACGTTCCGAGAACGTTGTTCGGGGGGAGCTGTCCAACAATTTTTACCACCATATCTGAAACCAAAGAGGTCTGAATTTGTTAGCACAggttttttggtttcgtttcattAGGTGTGTTTGTCGATTGGAACTCTGGTGAAATTTTTGCTGTGGAAATTCTGGAGCTGGAAACCAAAGCTGGTCGAGCTGGTTAGAGCGCTCGTGTTGGAGGTGTTGGAGGAAAACGCATTTTACAATCCTTATATAcatcttgtgtgtgtgtgtgtgtgggggtatAGATAGAGACAGAGTGGACAGAGGACAGGGGAGAGTTAAGAGGAAGACGCGGCCGCCTCAAACCTTTGCCATACAAAACGCCCCTTAAGAACTGAAAGAGTGCAGAGAATCCGTTTAGAACAAGGAACAAATATTGGGTCTCATAACCGTCGTGTGTCCGTTGCAAGCGGGGGGGTGGTTAAATTACGCCCCCTTATGAGGTAACGCCTCACTCACCTTGGACGGCGGACTGCCACGCTTCACATCGATCCAGAAGCGTGCTATGTTGATCAGTAGGCCGATGAGAGCTATGGCAAAGAACTTGACCTGCAGATGGGCGCCCAGGATCTTCAGGAGCAGCTCAATCTTGGCCTTCAGGAAGCTGCCGACCAGCACATACTTGGCCAGagccttcttcttcttcttcttcttgccaCGGGTAActatatgtttttgttttttttttgataggGGGATAGGATCGAAAGAGGATGACTTGTTAGCTTCATTTTGTTGCTCGAATGGAATCAGCACTTACTTGGctacggaacggaacggaataacaacaataaatatCGATATATTTGTCGCTTGGGAGGGTGGTGTTTGTTAGTATGAACTGCAGTGCGCGTCAAGTGCGTTAACGGTAACAATGAACGGCAAGCAAATCAAGGCAATAAATCGAAAAAATGAACGTAACACAAACTTAACTTAacaccaaaccaaacaaaaaatggcCAAGATATTTGCAATCaatttttgcaaatattttacccaattaaaatgtaattaaatgaTTTCGATTTTTTAAGAAAATGCAGTCATTTTGAacttttgaattttaaattcaaattcaaatatgGACTGTGACAGTAGCTGAAGACTATGTCACACACGGCAAGAGTACTGCCTTACCATTTTTCAATGCACTGCTTTGCCAACTGAATTTCTCTGTACTGCTTGGCAGTGCTTGTAGCAGTCACCTCTAAGCTGCAAGCAAAAGCTTTCGCAGCTCATCGCGTAGGTGGCGCCACCagtaatttgaatttgaatttgaatttaaaatcaaagtaaaactaaattaaatggTTTAGAGCTCTACTCCTGCACCATCTCTTTAGTTCCACCACCAGCATAGTATAACATAACTCTAAGATATAGAAGGCACTTAAGTTGTGCTTGGAAATCGGTGCGCAAAAGTCATTTAAAACCACACGCAGCAAACAACACACACCTCCGTTACTTCTACCATATCTAATTGGATTCCTGTGCTTGCGCTTGCCACCGCCGCCGAGGAGCTCGTCATTGGCTTCGGTCAGGTCATCGAGgaggcccagtcccaggctCAGATCGCTCTGCTCGTGCTCCACCGCCGACCCGCTGTTCGAGTGCTGTCCCTTCCGCTTGCGTCGGCCCTTGACGCGTTTCTTCTGCTTCCGCTTGTGGGGCTTGGAAACGGAACCGCCGGCATCATCGTGGTCCAcactgccaccaccaccgccatgTCCATGCCCATGGCCATGATCGTGGCCAGAGTCAACTTCGTGGTGTTCCGGGGCGGCCTGCACCACCACCAATGTGGATGGCTGTGTCTGTCCTTGGCTCTGTCCGTGCTGGCCCTTCCTCTTGcgcttcttttttgtttttttgtcctttttgcgcttgccaccgccgccgggTTTCTTCACCGCCCCCGTGGCCGTCGCCTCGCCATCCACCAGCTCTATGAACTCCGCCCCAGTCGAGGCGCTGTCCTCGCTGAAAACCGTGTTCTTGACGTCGTCGCCCTGCAGCTCTGCTGGCTGTACGCTGATCACACCCGAAATGGGTCCATTTTCACTTTCTGGCTCCGTTTCGTCGTCCGCCTCGTCTTCCCCACCCTCGGGCTCCCGCTCCGCGGTGTTGTTTgaggcatcatcatcatcgtcttcCTCGTCATCTgcctcggcatcggcatcggcgtctgtttctgtgtcttCGGCATCGTCTTCCTCCTGGTCAGCTTCCTCAGCGGTGTCGCTGgcgtctgctgctgtctctgcATCCGCCTCatcgacgtcgtcgtcgtcgccgtcgtcgtcgtcgtcttcccCGCTCTGATCGTTTTCACTATCATCTGGCGTTGCTTTCGAGGTctgcaaatactcgtattcgcGGCCAAGGAAGCTGTTGGCAGCGGGTGGGGCGGAACGGCATTGAAGAAAAACAGGAAGAATTGAAAAACTTGCGCGAAAAGCGGCGAAAACGTGCATTCAACTTGTTTTTTCGCCGCTTTGCTTGGGCTACTTACCCATCCATGGACTCGGCCAGATATTTCTTCATATAATTCGTGCCGATTTCAATTTTCTTCAGTATCGTCGATGGCTTCTCTTTCAGGGGCAGCTCCGAGGCGCTGTAGCCGCGTCTCTCAATCGTTGCATTCATCTGGCGATCGGCCTCGACtgtagccaaaaaaaaacaaaaaacacagtgaaatgttttcaattttaattgctttttcaTGGTAAATGTTTTTGGATGGGAATTCCCCCTGAGGATGTGGAATTATCGCCACCAATGATCGCCAAATTCTGGCCATGACTTGGGTCCTGGAGGGGCTTTTCTTTGCTCCTCACCCACACCGAAATTTCCTGGGAGGCTAGTGGAAATTTACCCCATTCTTTTTTGTGGGCTGGCATGTGTGGGAAAAAGTCTTTTGTCTTTCCCAGAGATGGCCAGAGATGGGAATCAACGTACCCTTTAACTTCTGCCACTGGGCATAGAGCTCTCCATCCCAGGAATCCAATATCCTGGCCGACTGCTGGCGGGCACAGGCCCATGGCTCCGATCGTATGGGGCACAGGGCCAGGTCCAGATACGGCGAGACCTCTGCAAAAAGTAGAGACAGCATCAAGATTAGTGTAAACACGAGGGCATTCTGCGGAAAAGTGTAAATAGTGGTTAAGAGGGgggcaaatatttgaatggAAAAACTGGCAAACGACCCCACCAAACGGAGAGACGAGCAGCGTTGGGATTTGCGATCCAATTTGGCTTACTGGCTGGTTAACATGGTCGCCGCCGACCAGTAAATATTTGAGTGAAAGTATGGGTGCAAGCCggcactgccactgtcactgCCACAATCATCTCAACACCTTCTGTGGTGGCCTCCTGGTGGTGCTAACAAGTCCCccggacttggacttggacttggacgtGGACCTGGGCTTGTTGCTTGTGGCACGGGCCATGTTTCATTTAATGATTATCGACTGCCaggccgtgccgtgccgtgccatACCGTACCCGTGGCATTTCTTTTTAGAGATCAATCAGAGTGGAGATGGAGTGAAAATGTGGCGACTGTCCGCCTTAATGGCTTTTTAATTCAATTCGGAACCCATTTAATTGCGAAtaattgtatttgttttattgttatcTCTGGCATACAATTTCCATATTTCCGTCAagtttttttgtgtgaaaaTTGAGCAATTATTTTTGCACTGGTTAAATTCATTAGGACCCGGCTCTGGCCGGTGGCACGTATGtaattgctgctgccacatcgAAGCGGAGTCGTGATGGGTGAAAACAGGCATTAAGTTCGTGTTGTTTTTTCCTGGTATTTGTCGTTTGTTTTCATTGCCACAATCTATGCGGCTTTACTTCACTTTCAATGGCAGACATGGCGCGTTCTTTGACCCAAAGGCCTGGCTAATATTTTCCCCGAAATTCAATGCCAGGTGAAAGCCAGAGGATGCCGCTTGCTGTTCGTGGTGACATCCTGTTAAAATCGACCCACGCTGCAAaacaaatgccacaaaaaggtTGCGGGGGCACGGGGGAAGCTCGAAGAAAGCTGCTGCATCGTGCTACTCCCTGGCGAGCATCTTCGATAGATGTCCAAAATGTTTTCTGTGTCTTCCATGTCTCTGCCGGCTCTGGCTTCTCTGGCTTCTCTGGCGTCTCTGGCGTCTTGTGTTTCCACAACAAATGTGCCACATTATTTTGGCAGCTCCTTAGAAGACCATGCCATTTCCTTTGCCATTCGGTTAGTTGGTAATGGGCCGTTGGGGCCGATGGGGGCGATGGGGGTGTGTCTTTTCACTTTGCCTGATGTCTTTGGCAGGGCGTCGCATGCaaagcccagacccagagccagtcTGGGGCCCAGTCTGATGGCCAATATTAAATGAACTTTCActgcaattgaaatttatgcgtGGTGGTCGCCCGGCTCAGGCCCGCCGTGGCTTTGGCCCGCCGTAGTTATAGGCATTGGCCGGCAATGCTTGGCCTGGGCTCGATGACGGGTGACGCATTCGCCGGCTCCGTTCGGCCAACTGTGTCCGGCATTTGCCTGCGAGCATCCCATAACAGTAGCCCATAAAATATTAGCATAATCATCGCCGGCCGATTCTGCCCATAGATGAAGTTGTAAAGCGTGATTTGTGGCTAGCTGGCGGATTAGCGGTTAACCTGGATATTTTCGGTTGCCAATTGGCCTGGCAGTGCTGGGAGGGAGTAccaaaatatagaaatatgGACCATAATGGCATTAAATAAACCCAAGGGTGAGAAAGGAACTTTTTGGACAGGCCTTTGAGGAGTCCGAGAGGAGTTTCCATGGCGAAAAACCATCTTGGGGCATGCCCTTTGTCTGGCTGCCACTCGGCTCTAATTGGGTGTCGATTACAAAAGAATTTTGATGGGCCATTCAAGAAATCCGTCTGAAGAGTATAAAATGCTTGAACCGTTAACCGGCTGCACTGCCAGGCCACAACAGAAACCCCAACTTGTGGGCTCTTCGGCTGAGAGCTTGAAACGTTAATAAACTTTCACTGGTTTTTCGATCTGGCGCAGAATTTGAATTGAAGACACACCGCCGCCAGAGAGGCAGACAAACagccaccacacacacacacatgcataatGGGAGCCCCACTTTGGGTACGCAAATCGaaggaggggggtggggggatggggggaaaCTGTAATCCACTCCTTAAGTGGCCTACGCAGAAATCCACTGCATCTCGACAAATGTGGCAGCCTTTGTGACAGCTTCATGGAGCGGCTCTAGATCGAGCTCCAGTTTTACCATCTTTTGAGCCAAGGAAAACGGAATCGGCCGCCAAACTAGGCAAGATGCCAAAGCCAATGCCAAAGCCAATGACTATGGCAATGCGGCaattaaaaaatgaaattagatTTCCATGAATTCCAGCCAAGCAGAAGGCAGGCCTGAGGCAGgcacttttcatttttgttgcgCTTCGGACAAAAATGTCACCGATGCCGCGCTCCGTTTTAGGCATGGGATTCCTCCAGTGGCATTGTTTTACCTTTTGCCCAAGACCAGACCAAATCGGAACCACGCCAGACCCCACCAGGCCCCACCAGTCCCCACCAGTCCCCACCAGACCCCACCAGACCCCACCAGACCCCGCCAGGCCCCACCAGGCCCCACCAGGCCCCACCAGGCATTATTTAAATAGTGTCCACGGTGTCCCAGGCGACGACTCTCTCACATACAAATATGACGGTTATAACCCAATTACCGAGCATTTTTCAAGTTTTTGTCTCTGGCTTTTTTGGTGTCGGCGCAATTTGTATTGTACAACTCCCCAAAATGGAGAgtctcctccctcctccctaccccctgcccctgcccatggCTTTGGGGCTGGTGTGTGGTCACCGACTGAATCCAACGATATCACAACGAAGACATCAACTTGTTTGCTCTTGCCGGGAATGCCCgctgtctctgtttgtgttGCTCTTGTCGAGGAAACGGCTATTGCTGGTTTCTGttattgttgccactgccactgccactgccaccgaaTGGCTACGCTCAGGGGAAGAGTTCCGAAGAGTTCTATGAATAATTCAAGCGATTGGCAATGGCACGCCCGATGGGCAGAGGCAGTGCCGCCAAGAACTCTCTTGTTCTGCGAATCGAGTCATAATTAATGGGCATTTCTTTAGGATTCTCAATGTACAgttaatataaaaaatatttatataattaactggaatttaaatggttttcatATGGAATTTATTTGATGGAAAAACGCTTTGAAAACTTAAGCAATATTTTTAATGGGGTTTTCTGTGAAATAAATTCGatataaattccatttcaaTACTATTAAATTTCAGCTTATTAtagtaatattttatataaattatatagaaTTGATATGATGGAAAAAGTCTTTATAAATGAAaactatattttttatatgatGGATAAACcctttaaaaattaatgcTATATTTTTAATGGGTTTTTCTAATAAGAAAATTCtaaataaattccatttaaatacTATTAAATTTCAGCTTACTACATTATTttctatataatttatatCGAATTTATGTGATGGAAAAAGTCTTTAAAAATTGAaagtatattttgtatatgaTGGAAAAAGCTTTTGGAAATTGGTCacatatttttaatgaaataaattcgATATAAATTCTTTTTAAATACTATTAAGCTCTAtcttattatattaatattttatataatttatatcgAATTTATATGATGGAAAAagtctttaaaaattaaagatatatttttaatttgatggAAAAACCCTTTTAAAAATATAGCTTTAATTCGatgtaaattcaatttaaaatgcaattgttgttgtgaGTGAAAGTTGGGAAATGCTAGACCAGAAAATGCCTAATAATGTTAATAATGCCTTGATCTAAGCTTTACTAAATCTTTGCTACAAAACTGTATTAAATCTGGCTGTATTTCGGCTGTCCCAAAGCCGCAACTACCATCTTTCTGGCCAGTGAATTCTAGTTGAAACAAAAAGTCATGCAACCTTTTATATTTTGCCCCCAAAAAACTCTCTTTACATTGAAGTTGATTAAAACCCCACACCGCCCAAAAGGGACtttcatttattattaaattaagaATTCTTTGGGCGTACTGCGAGTGTATTTGATATTCGCTTAATCACAAGACGGAAAACCGTTAAATCATGTTTTTAGCCTGCTTGTTCTTTAATGACTCGACACTGTGccccaccgcaccgcacctGCTGCCGCacgacgcacacacacacacccacggTTGAGGCcgcggacggacggacggacgcaACGCCCTTCGCTGGCCGCCTTAGTTCTGGTTTAGTTGGCTACGACCCATATTTGAGGGCCTAAAGAGGCACGCCAGAGAGCTGCCCTAAACGATAATGAGGTGTACTTCTTTCTGgcaaatggcaatggcaatggccatGGCAATGCCTTCTTGCACTTGTTGCCACTTGCTAATTGTACGCCCTGCAGCccataaaaacaacaacaaacagcaacgaGAGgggtgagggggagggggggggggggcaggcgAGAAAAAGTGTCATCCGCTCCATAACGTAACAGAACCAAAAGAAgaacagcacagcagagcagagcacggCCGTGGCTCatgtgtggcatggcatgtgtgccacagcacagcacagcacacacagccacgttctgctgctgttctgctgcaTTGCCCATGAAAGTCACCTGAATCCCGGTGGGGATCACAGAACTCTACagctggggcctggggcctgtCAATGGAGCCCCCAAATCTCCTGCCACTTGGTGGCAACTTTCCTCTGACGCTGCCTcagctgtgcctgctgctgctggatatTATATAATTGCTGCCCAGTCGCCACTCTCACATTTAAGTTAATGAGCCGAAATTTCACTGCAATAAAAGTATTTCATTTGAAGTTtatttttgggggaaaaaaaaacacaacaaaaaaccgaaagaaaacctcaaaaaacagacaaaagaAATTGGGggaccgagagagagacagagagagggagagatggtCAGCCTGCTGACTCATTTGATGGGATCTCTAAAGAGATATCTTACCGTTTAACCGTCGGGGAACaggtgcagcagctgctctgATTGGCAGTGACACGGCGGCTGGGGCGGAGgccgaggcggaggcggaggacgGTGCCGGCAAGCTCCAGGCATGCGCTGTGGTCAGGAGGAGCACGCCGAACAGCAGGCTGCCCATGGCTGCCTGGACCGAAGGAGGCTGCCGCCAGTCCATTGTGGATGGATTGCACCGTTAGaagaaatcaaaaaattcAGCAGAAACAAAAGTCAACTCTCGCTCTGGCGAGGGGCAAAAAACACACTGATTTATGGACACTTGTTATCGACACGCACAAGAACAAACGGCGCTTTGTTCcatttttgatatttatttattcgaataaaaaatacaaaaaaaaatatatatataagaaaaACCGATCCAGGCCGAACCTTAACGAAACTTTGCCTGATGGGCTCTGCTACTGCGATCTGCGATGTGCGATCTGTACACGACCAAGTTCAAGGTAAGATTAAGCCATGACGAGCATACGTAAGAAGTTTTATACGAAAACATCAGCGCCAGCTGGGGGCTTAAGAGAGCGCAATGTGAAAgcgctctggctgtggctctggctgtggctctggggGCCCCGGCCCCGCTCTTTGGAAAGTTTGCTGCCACTGAACCTGGCCAAGAGAGCCAACGGAGCCGATAGTGGCGACAGAGCCAAATGCTGGATCTTGCTATTGACTTGTTCGCTGTTCGCGATGGTAGCTGCTTGCTGGACTTTGGCAAATGTGTGGCATGCACTGAACAAACGGATCAATTAAGCTGTCCGCTATGCGCCTGACGCCTGCCCACCAGCCAGCCCCTGGATGTATACCAATGAACTCTTAAGCTCTGACCTGTGCAGGGCCATTCTATGGGTATTGTGTCACTCGCATCAGCAAAAGCCAGAAGAAAGAGCTGGCTGGATATGGATCAGGCCTTTTGTTTCCCCCTCGGGCGGCACACGAATTGAACTCTTCGTTTCATTATTCAGAAAGTCGTTCGTGGCAAGAGAAAGATGCTAATCCTGGCATGTGCAACGGAGATGCTAATCCCTGTCCAGGTTCAAAAGGGGATTCGCCATTCAATGGTAAACAGCTCCGGTgtgcccccccacccacccacctcAGGGCACTCTTGGgtttccctttcccctttcccctAGTTTTCATCATATACTTAGCACCTGTTGCCGCATAGTTTGTTGGCTGATCGAATTAACATTAAGTTTTTGTGCCGAAACAGAGTTGCATCATTCACAAATTCTGGGGCCATCCCAGCACAGGCCGTGCCCAATTTTCACCTATTATGGTTATGAAAAAGGAAAGTTTTCTAGCTATTTACCCAACAGATGACAGTCCCTAATTGACTCTGACAATTCGCACAGTAATGCTAGATGTGTGTTGGCCTGTAGGCCTGTAGGCCTGGCCCTGTCTGGGCCTGATAACCCCCCCCATCAAACATTGGCAggtaaacaaaaagaaagtatgcacaaaaatatgtgatatTACCAACAGATCGTTGGAAGTTGGAACGAGGTGTGACCGAATCCCATTGGAACCGATTTGGTCAACGCCCTCGATCGATGCACATTGAACGAATTTTGATGAGCATTACGAAATGAGAAGGGTGGTGgtgaaggggggggggggggaatcgTGATAAACATTCCATATAACAATTTCACTTTCGAACAGTCGGGACAGTCGGACAGTAACGAGCAATTAAGGAGACATAGGGCTGTCGCATAGGAGATGTCGCCAGGGATGGCCTGTGACATCCCGTTATCCATGTCCATTCCCATGTCCGATGGCATGTCCATGCAGGGGCTTCCATGTCCAATTATCATGTTAggaagagagtgagagcagcCAGATCCACAGACAGCAGGTCTCCAATCCCCAACCCAACGCTGGAGCCGCAGTCTTGTAGGCCCAGTGTCTTGGCCGCCTGTCAGTTAGACGCAATTATCcacattttatatagaaaaatagaaaaaaaaaggcaaaagatGCTGCTCCTGGCACTGCTGCTGTCGATGGTTAACTTGGCCCCATGATTTGTCGTTGGCCAAATGAAAGATCcattgaaatggaaaaaaaaaaacaaacaaaacaaaaaaacctttGAAGTATTTCAATAATCGCAATTGCAGTGCCGTGCATTGCCGTGCAGCGGCTGCTGTTCGGCCTCTGCGTTAGAAAGCAGGCAAACAGTGAAATTCAGTTTGAAatggatttgattttgattttcatttgtgTTTCCAGTCTTCTATTTCCATTAGAGTTTCCTCGCTTCATTTTGGCCTTGTCGTCTTTTACGTACTTCGAATGCGattattttttggctttggcacGG
The sequence above is a segment of the Drosophila pseudoobscura strain MV-25-SWS-2005 chromosome X, UCI_Dpse_MV25, whole genome shotgun sequence genome. Coding sequences within it:
- the LOC4812583 gene encoding uncharacterized protein, producing the protein MDWRQPPSVQAAMGSLLFGVLLLTTAHAWSLPAPSSASASASAPAAVSLPIRAAAAPVPRRLNEVSPYLDLALCPIRSEPWACARQQSARILDSWDGELYAQWQKLKVEADRQMNATIERRGYSASELPLKEKPSTILKKIEIGTNYMKKYLAESMDGFLGREYEYLQTSKATPDDSENDQSGEDDDDDGDDDDVDEADAETAADASDTAEEADQEEDDAEDTETDADADAEADDEEDDDDDASNNTAEREPEGGEDEADDETEPESENGPISGVISVQPAELQGDDVKNTVFSEDSASTGAEFIELVDGEATATGAVKKPGGGGKRKKDKKTKKKRKRKGQHGQSQGQTQPSTLVVVQAAPEHHEVDSGHDHGHGHGHGGGGGSVDHDDAGGSVSKPHKRKQKKRVKGRRKRKGQHSNSGSAVEHEQSDLSLGLGLLDDLTEANDELLGGGGKRKHRNPIRYGRSNGVTRGKKKKKKKALAKYVLVGSFLKAKIELLLKILGAHLQVKFFAIALIGLLINIARFWIDVKRGSPPSKHHYEDHGDDWSEQGSYWKRSLQTDPSIEDVDSSTDSYQIRAQQHHQQQQPQDSHYLAYRNQPQWQ